Part of the Corynebacterium efficiens YS-314 genome is shown below.
AAGAATAGGGACCCCTCGATCCTGAACAGGGCGATGCGTTCATCACCCGGCATCGCCCTGCCGGGGAGCGTCTCGCGGAACAGGCCGGTATCCAGGCTCATCCGACGCAGGATGAAGAACGCAGCCGCCGCGATACCGATGCCCACCGCCACCACCAGATCCACCGTGATGGTGATGATGGCTGTGATGACGAAGACGACACCATCGGAGCGGGTGGAACGCAGCACCCGGGACGCCACCTCGAGGTTGACCATGCGCCCGGCGGTGACCATGAGGACACCCGACAGGGCAGCCAGGGGGATGACCGACACCACCCCCGCGGCCAGATAGACCACCGCGAGCAGGACCAGCGCGTGGACGATGGCTGATACCCGGGTACGTCCACCCGAGCGGACGTTGACCGAGGTGCGGGCGATCGCGCCGGTGGCGGGCATGCCCCCGAAGAAACCCGCCCCGATGGAGGCCAGTCCCTGGCCAACCAGCTCACGGTCGGCGTGATAGGGGCCGGTGTCCGCCATCGACGCCGCCACCCTGGCGGAGAGGAGCGATTCGATCGCGGCCAGAGCTGCCACGGCGAAGGCGGGCCCCACCAGCGCACCCACCAGTTCGGGGTTGATCTCCGGGAGGGTGGGTGCAGGCAGGGAGCGGGGGATCTCACCAATGTCGGCCACCGGGAGCCTGAGCACCAGCACGGCCACGGTCACCACGATGATCGCGAGGAAGCTCGCGGGGGCCTTCGGGGCGAACCGGCCGAGCAGGAGCATGACGATGATCACTGCGGCCACCACCGCAAGAGGTAGGAAACCCTCCGGCCATGTGGCATGGGTGAGGGCATGCCAGGCGGCTGCGACCGTGTTGGGCGGCAGGGAACCCGCATACCCGACCGCGGCCGGGACCTGCTGCATGAAGATGATGACGCCGATGCCGAGGGTGAACCCCTCGATGACTGGCCAGGGAATGAAACTGACGGTGCGCCCCAGTTTGAACACACCCGCCAGCAGGACGATCACCCCGGCCATGAGACTGACCAGGGCCACAGCTGCAACACCGTGGGCCATCACGATGGGGGCAAGGACCACCACCATCGCCCCGGTCGGTCCGGAGACCTGCACATTGGAACCACCGAAGATGGCGGCGATGAGGCCGGCGACGATGGCGGTGATCAGCCCCGCCTCCGCACCCACCCCGGAACTGACGCCGAAGGCCAGGGCCAGTGGGAGCGCGACGATACCAACGGTGATGCCGGCGGTGATGTCACCGCGCCAGGTGGAGCGCAGGAGGGCGTAATCATCGGTGGAGGGGAGGAGGGATCGCCACTGCCCGGTCTGGGCCCGGCGGTTCCGACGATTCCGTCGGGGGTCGGGGGTGTGGACTGTGGTGTCGGAGGCATCCGGGGAGGCGGGATCTGCGGGAGTGGGGCCCGGGGAGGCGGGGTGGGGGATGGTCACGCGGTGGTCACCCCCGAGACCTGCGTACCGTTCTGCTCCGGGTGTGCCTCGATGTCCGGCAGGGTGGAAATGGAGGTCAACTGGTCCGAGGAGTGGGCGAGCATCTGGTTGAGCAGTGCCCGTGCTGTCCGCAACAGGTCAGCCACCTGGGGGTGGGTGAGGCTGTAGGAGACCGCATTGGCATTGCGTTCGGAGGTGACCAGCCCATATTTACGGAGCACCGCGAGATGCTGGGACAGATGGGATGACTCCAGGCCTGTCTCCTGGATCATGGCGGAGACGGGGACCTGGGATTCGGTGGAGAGGATCTCCAGGATTCTGATCCGGTAGGGATGGGCCAGCCCCTTGAACAGGTTGGCCTTGCGTTCATACAGCGGGAGTTGCTGGGAACTGAACAAAGTGCACCTCTTTGACGTGGGAATATGATGAATCCATCATATCGATAGGTGGGGCTGTTGTGCAGGGAAACGACGCGGAGTGGTGACAGGGGATGCTATCGGCTCCGGGTGGGGTGGGCGGGGTGGAACGCATGGGTCACGCATTGACGTGCCGGGGGGGCGTGCTAAGGGGATTTCTGGTTAGCCCGCACCCCGTGTAAGGTATTACAGGTTCATTGCCACTTGGGCAGTGCATACTTCACCGAACCCAACTCGGGCACGATCCATGATGTGTGGAACCGACCCGTAGTTTCAATCCTGAGGGAATCGAGAGTAAATGAAGAACGAAATCCACCCCGACTACCACCCGGTGGTCTTCCAGGACGCAGGTACTGGTTTCCAGTTCCTGACCCGCTCCACCGCTACCAGCGATCGCACCATCGCCTGGGAAGACGGTAATGAGTACCCGCTGATCGTTGTTGACGTCACCAGCGAATCCCACCCGTTCTGGACCGGCGCACAGCGTGTCATGGACACCGCCGGCCGAGTCGAGAAGTTCGAGCGTCGCTTCGGCGGCATGGCTCGCCGTAAGAAGAAGGCATAGGAGAATAAACCATGGCAGTTCCAAAGCGCCGTATGTCTCGCGCCAACACCCGTATGCGCCGTTCCCAGTGGAAGGCTGACAACGTCGCCCTCCAGGATGTGAAGATCGATGGTCAGACCGTGCGTATCCCACGTCGTCTGGTCAAGGCCGCGCAGCTCGGCCTCGTTGACGTGGAGCAGTTCTAGTCCAAGGGTCTAATTGCGACCCCGGTGGATGCCCCTGAGGCATTCACCACCATGCAGGAGACCGGATATGGCAGCCGTTTGGCTGACCATATCCGGTCTCTTTGTTATGTCTAGTGCTATTATTGAGCGAATCCACGGCTCCCCCTCAAGGGGTTACACGCCAGCTTAATGGGATTTCGCAGCATTCTCAGAGGTCGCAGGTGCCTCTCTCTGTTTAAAAAAAGGGAAGTGTGTAAATGAAAGTTCTGGTAGTAGATGATGAGCCGGCGGTACGCGAGTCTCTGAGACGTTCCCTGACCTTCAATGGATACAACGTGGTGACTGCCGAAGATGGCGTGCAGGCACTGGAAGTTATTGAGAGGGAACATCCTGAAATCGTGATTCTTGATGTCATGATGCCGCGGATGGATGGCCTCGAGGTGTGCCGCACCCTCCGCAGCCAGGGCGATGACCGCTCCATTCTCATCCTCACTGCCCGGGACAATGTCTCCGACCGCGTCGGTGGTCTGGACGCGGGAGCTGATGACTACCTGACCAAGCCTTTCGCGCTGGAGGAGCTGCTCGCCCGGGTCCGGTCACTCGTGCGTCGCTCCGCGGTGGAATCCAATAACAATGCGGCCAGCAACCGACAGACTGAACTCACCTTCGGGGATCTCACCCTGAACCCGGAGACCCGCGATGTATCCAGGGCGGTCCGTCCCATCAGTCTGACCCGCACCGAGTTCGCCCTCCTGGAACTCCTGATGAAAAACCCCCGGAAGGTGCTGCCCCGTAACACCATCCTGGAGGAGGTCTGGGGCTATGACTTTCCCACCTCGGGCAATGCCCTCGAGGTGTATATCGGTTACCTGCGCCGCAAGACTGAGCAGGAGGGGGAGAGCAGGGTCATCTACACCGTCCGTGGAGTCGGCTATGTCCTCAGGGAGACCGCTCCGTGACCTTGAGGCGTATCGGATCATCGCACCAGCCTGTTGAGGTGATGATTGATCCGGGTGAGGAACAGCCGGAGGGATGGGGTTATGCCGCGTCCCTGCGTTGGCGCCTCGCCTTCATGAGGGCGGTCCTCGTCGCCATCACGGTGGGGGTCATCTCAGTGGCCTCCTACTGGACTGTATCCTCATCCCTCACCTCATCCGTTGATGAGGGCCTGGAGGAAAAAGCATCCACGCTTCTCGAGCGGGCCCAGGAACCGGGGTTCTATGAGAACGTCGAGGATGAGATAGCGATGCTCAAGTCCTACAACGGGGACCTGCGTGTGGCGCTTTCCCCTCCGGGGTGGGAGTACGTGGTGGGCGATTCCATCGCCCTGCCGGCGGATCTCCCCCCATCCCGAGGTACCCCCGACTCCAGGATCATCAGTGGTGCCGGTGGGGAACGCATCGTTGTCATGAGTGACGAGACGGGTGCCGTTGTGGTCATGACCCTGCAGATGGATGATATCCGCCGACTGGTCACCTCCCTGGGGGTGTTGCTCCTGATCATCAGCTGCGCAGGTGTGCTGATCTCGATCCTCCTGGGGTTTGCCATCTCCGATGCAAGCCTGAAACCGCTGGCGCAACTGCAGCGTGCCGTCGAAACTGTCGCCCGCACCGACCAGCTCCGCCCGATCCCGGTGGTGGGTAATGATGAGCTGGCCCGGTTGACGGTGAGCTTCAATGAGATGCTCGAGGCTCTCCGGGTGTCCCGGATGAGGCAGTCCCAGCTCGTGGCTGATGCCGGGCATGAACTCAAGACCCCGCTCACCTCCATGCGCACCAATATCGAGCTGCTCATGATGGCATCCCGCCCGGGATCGCCCCCGATCTCCGAACAGGACCGCCATGAGTTGGAATGCGATGTCCTGGCACAGATGGAGGAGATGTCCACCCTCATCGGGGACCTCGTCGATCTCACCCGCGAGGAGGAGACGAACGTCCTGGAACCGGTTCACCTCAACCGGGTGCTGGAAACCGCGGTGGAACGTGTGGAACGACGGCGTCATGATGTGGAGATCCTCACCCACACCGTGTCCTGGTACCTCAACGGTGATGGGTTCTCATTGACCCGGGCACTGGTCAACGTTCTGGACAATGCCGTCAAGTGGTCCCCGGAGAATGCTGTGGTGCGGGTGTCCATGAAGCCCATTGATAAACACCATGTCCAGATCGTGGTGGAGGATTCCGGTCCCGGTATCCCGGAGGAGGAACGCGAGATGATCTTCGAACGATTCTACCGTGCGGTACAGTCGCGTTCACTGCCCGGATCCGGACTGGGGCTGGCCATTGTCCGGCAGGTGGTGGACCGCCACGCCGGACATATCGAGGTTGGGGAATCGGATGACGGGGGAAC
Proteins encoded:
- a CDS encoding SulP family inorganic anion transporter; the protein is MRSTWRGDITAGITVGIVALPLALAFGVSSGVGAEAGLITAIVAGLIAAIFGGSNVQVSGPTGAMVVVLAPIVMAHGVAAVALVSLMAGVIVLLAGVFKLGRTVSFIPWPVIEGFTLGIGVIIFMQQVPAAVGYAGSLPPNTVAAAWHALTHATWPEGFLPLAVVAAVIIVMLLLGRFAPKAPASFLAIIVVTVAVLVLRLPVADIGEIPRSLPAPTLPEINPELVGALVGPAFAVAALAAIESLLSARVAASMADTGPYHADRELVGQGLASIGAGFFGGMPATGAIARTSVNVRSGGRTRVSAIVHALVLLAVVYLAAGVVSVIPLAALSGVLMVTAGRMVNLEVASRVLRSTRSDGVVFVITAIITITVDLVVAVGIGIAAAAFFILRRMSLDTGLFRETLPGRAMPGDERIALFRIEGSLFFGAAERILDQILEHKATNDIDVVILRLSQIQMIDATGANQLTELVTSLERRGVTVIIKGVRKEHIHVLGVLGAIRSLRDPNHLVDDLDTAVTHARSHVTGVSGESVSR
- a CDS encoding ArsR/SmtB family transcription factor, with the protein product MFSSQQLPLYERKANLFKGLAHPYRIRILEILSTESQVPVSAMIQETGLESSHLSQHLAVLRKYGLVTSERNANAVSYSLTHPQVADLLRTARALLNQMLAHSSDQLTSISTLPDIEAHPEQNGTQVSGVTTA
- a CDS encoding type B 50S ribosomal protein L31; this translates as MKNEIHPDYHPVVFQDAGTGFQFLTRSTATSDRTIAWEDGNEYPLIVVDVTSESHPFWTGAQRVMDTAGRVEKFERRFGGMARRKKKA
- the rpmF gene encoding 50S ribosomal protein L32, translated to MAVPKRRMSRANTRMRRSQWKADNVALQDVKIDGQTVRIPRRLVKAAQLGLVDVEQF
- a CDS encoding response regulator transcription factor, encoding MKVLVVDDEPAVRESLRRSLTFNGYNVVTAEDGVQALEVIEREHPEIVILDVMMPRMDGLEVCRTLRSQGDDRSILILTARDNVSDRVGGLDAGADDYLTKPFALEELLARVRSLVRRSAVESNNNAASNRQTELTFGDLTLNPETRDVSRAVRPISLTRTEFALLELLMKNPRKVLPRNTILEEVWGYDFPTSGNALEVYIGYLRRKTEQEGESRVIYTVRGVGYVLRETAP
- a CDS encoding HAMP domain-containing sensor histidine kinase is translated as MIDPGEEQPEGWGYAASLRWRLAFMRAVLVAITVGVISVASYWTVSSSLTSSVDEGLEEKASTLLERAQEPGFYENVEDEIAMLKSYNGDLRVALSPPGWEYVVGDSIALPADLPPSRGTPDSRIISGAGGERIVVMSDETGAVVVMTLQMDDIRRLVTSLGVLLLIISCAGVLISILLGFAISDASLKPLAQLQRAVETVARTDQLRPIPVVGNDELARLTVSFNEMLEALRVSRMRQSQLVADAGHELKTPLTSMRTNIELLMMASRPGSPPISEQDRHELECDVLAQMEEMSTLIGDLVDLTREEETNVLEPVHLNRVLETAVERVERRRHDVEILTHTVSWYLNGDGFSLTRALVNVLDNAVKWSPENAVVRVSMKPIDKHHVQIVVEDSGPGIPEEEREMIFERFYRAVQSRSLPGSGLGLAIVRQVVDRHAGHIEVGESDDGGTKVTLVFPGTQDPTHLSPGQPNPQ